In Aminivibrio sp., the sequence CGCGATCACATCTTCGTCGCCGTACACTATATCCGCAGGGACCCTTCCCGCCGAAATTTCGCAGAACAGACACTTTCCGTCCAAAAATCCCACCTCACAGTATTTTATACCAGATTTTGGGCCCGCACAATACTCCGGGCCCAAACTCTGACGGCAGCGGAAGGATGTTTTTCCGATAGTGCAGCAAGCCGTGGGCCGGCCCACGGAGGGGCTCCCCCGGACTTCAGTATTCTCAGGAGGGGGACGAGAATCTCCTCTTCATCCCGCTTCAGCAGACGGATGAGGGCAAGGTCGTCCGGAAGGGTGCCCCCCGGCCAGAGAGAAAGGGCCGAGGCAAGTACCCGAGCCGACTGGTGTGAAAGGATTTTCCCCAGGAAGTCCGCCCTGTCCGGGAGGGGGGACATCCACCGGAGAAAGGCCAGGGCCGGCCGTTCAGGCAAGGAAGCCGCCCGGGCGGCGAGAGCTTCGGCCATCTTTCTCCTCCGCTCCTGGGAATAGTCCAAGAGGACCAGGTGTTCAAGCACATCTTCATCCACGGGCCAGAGGCGCACCATTTCAAGGAGGGCGGCAAACACTTCTTCCCCGGGCGCCTTCCGGCCCAGGGCTCCCAGGGCAAGAAGCCGCACTCCGGGGTGAGCCCCGAGGAGGCGCTTCACCAGTTGGGAAACATTTTCGGCACTCTCCCCCGCCCTGGCCCTTTCAAGCAGTCTGGCAACCGAGAGCTCCGCCTCCACCAGGGCCCGTTCCAGGAGGAGTTCCCGGATCCTTCCCGAGCCGTCCCCCTCTTCCTCCGTTTTTCCTGAAGGGGATGAAGTCGCCTTTCCCTTTCTCCACCGGCGGAAGGGGGAGCTGCCCCGTTCCTTCCGGGGTGCAGCCCCCGGAGATTTTTTCCTCTTTTTCAGAGCATCGGCCACTTCTCCCGGACTTGCCGACTTCAGGACGGCGTAGGCAGCGGCAATGGTCTCGAACTTGCCCGCTTCCCCGGGACCGGCCACGTCAGGGTGGAAAGAGAGGGCAAGGCGGCGGAAGGCTGACCGGATTTCTCCGGGATGGGCGCCGGGAGTAATGCCGAGAATTTCAAAGCAGTCCAGTATTTCCATGGGCGCGGCCATTTCAGCGAATCACCCTCTCCATCTCGGCCACCATCTGCTCCAGGAATTCAGCCCCCTCGGGGTAGTACCCCTCGTCCCGGAGGCTCTTCACGGTTCGGAAAAGAAGCTCTCCCCTGGCCTGCTGCGCCGGGGACAGGACCGGGGAGACCATGGCGAACCGCTTTTCGAGGTCGAGAAGATCCTCTGGCTGCGGGTCGAAGGAGGATGCGCCGGAAGATCCGACCTCGAGGGGCGGTATGACTGCGGCGCGCCCGTCCTCCCTGAGGATGTCCATCCGGAGCAGTCCCCCGGAGTCGACGGCAAAGACGAGGGTGATGGACTCTCCTTTTTCTGCGTCAGGAATCCTCACGGTTGAAATGACCCGATTCCGGTCTCCCTGGAAAACACGGAGGATGAACGGACCGCTGCCGACGCTGGTGAATTTTTTTCCCACTCTCGCAGGGAGGTGCATGCCTTTCTCCAGCAGCGGAACAGGAGTTCCGTCGGCGGCGAGTATTCCGAGGTCATCCGACAGCACATCCAGAAGCAGCCGTTCCGTCCCGGCCCGGCTGCCGTACAGGGCGGCCCCGGTGACCACCGCCTCGTCGGGGCACCGGCTGAGGTGTTCAGGCCTGGCCACCCGTTCAGCGAGAAGGGTTCTCAGGAGGGGAATCCGGCTCCCTCCGCCGACGAGAAGGAGTTTCGCCGGCCCGTGCTCATCCCGGAGGGACGCAGCCATGGCGACAACCCGTTCCAGGGACGGACGGACCAGGTCTTCGAACTCCCTTCGGGTGACCGTCACGGAAGAAGCTCCCGGACCCGCCGGAGGGGTCCACTCATGGGAGAGGCAGGCGGAAAGGGCGATCTTGACCTCCTCGGCTTCGGAGAGAAGCATGCGGTGAAGGGGCGAGTCCGCTCCTCCGGGGTTGATCCCGCTCTTTTCGGCCAGAAGCACCGCCAGGGCGGCGTCGAAATCCCGGCCGCCGCAGGAGGGTGTTCCACTGCTCTCGATGACCTGCCAGACTCCGCCGCCGCACTCCACCACCGACAGGTCCACGGTGCCGGCGCCGTAGTCGAGGATGAGAAATCTCCCCGACGAGCCGAAGGCAAGAGCCGCAGCCGTGGGTTCGTTGACGATCCTCAACCGCGAAAAGCCTGCCGAACGGGCGGCCCGGGCCATGGCGGACCGCTCGGCAAAGCTGAAGGAGGCGGGAACGGCAAGGACGCAGGCCTCCACAAAGGTGCCCAGAAAGGCCTCCCCGTCCTCCCGGAGAAGGGTCAATAGCGGAACGAGGGCATCCTCGGCGGAGACGGAGGCCCGGCCGCACCGTCCTTTCCACGGTGTGCCGACCTTGCGCTTCAGGTCCCACCACGTGGTGGAGGGGTGCTTCATTTCCCCCGCCGCCGCAGTCTCTCCGGCCGTCCATCCGTTCCCCGTCCACGCGGTCACCGAGGGAGTGGATCTCTTCCCCCAGCGGTTCGGAACGACCAGGGGTCCCTGTGCGTCGTCGAAAACGGCACACAAGGCGTATCTCGTTCCGAGGTCGATTCCGAGAACGGGACCGTCACCGGAGGAAAACGAACCGACGGTCCTCACGGCGTCCTCTTCCCCCTCAGGGAATCACCGGATATCCGGGTTATCTTCACCTGCACCTCTTCCCCCCGCTCCGCCCTGCCCCCGGCCACCACCCGCAGGAAAGACGGAGTCAGACCCTGGAAGGAGTTTCCCGCCGTTTCCTCGGCGAGGACGGCAACATCGGCCCCCACCCACCGGGAGGCATACCGGACCAGCAGATCATCGGCGGCGGAGAGGGCCTCCCGGGTCCTGCGGAGCACCGTTTCCCGGGGAACCCTGTCGGGATAGGACCATGCCTCAGTCCCTTCCCTTGGGGAGAAGGGGAAGACGTGTACCTTGCCGAACCGGCATTCGTTCATAAGGGAAAGGGTGTCGGCAAAATCGCCGTCGGTCTCGCCGGGGAAGCCCACGAGAACGTCGGTGCTGATGTGAAGATCGTCGCCCAGGAAGCTCCTCGCCTTCTCCGCGAGGGCCAGGAATTCCTCCGGGCCGTAGCCCCGCTTCATCCGGCCCAGCACGGAGCCGCTTCCGCTCTGAAGAGGCAGGTGAAGGTGACGGCAGAACCGGGGTGCGGCCGCCAGGGTTTCCAGGAGTTCATCGTCGAGGCCGAAGGGTTCGAGAGAACCGAAACGGATCCTTCGTATCCCCTCCACGGCGGCGATGCGGCGG encodes:
- a CDS encoding DnaJ domain-containing protein, producing MAAPMEILDCFEILGITPGAHPGEIRSAFRRLALSFHPDVAGPGEAGKFETIAAAYAVLKSASPGEVADALKKRKKSPGAAPRKERGSSPFRRWRKGKATSSPSGKTEEEGDGSGRIRELLLERALVEAELSVARLLERARAGESAENVSQLVKRLLGAHPGVRLLALGALGRKAPGEEVFAALLEMVRLWPVDEDVLEHLVLLDYSQERRRKMAEALAARAASLPERPALAFLRWMSPLPDRADFLGKILSHQSARVLASALSLWPGGTLPDDLALIRLLKRDEEEILVPLLRILKSGGAPPWAGPRLAALSEKHPSAAVRVWARSIVRAQNLV
- a CDS encoding Hsp70 family protein: MRTVGSFSSGDGPVLGIDLGTRYALCAVFDDAQGPLVVPNRWGKRSTPSVTAWTGNGWTAGETAAAGEMKHPSTTWWDLKRKVGTPWKGRCGRASVSAEDALVPLLTLLREDGEAFLGTFVEACVLAVPASFSFAERSAMARAARSAGFSRLRIVNEPTAAALAFGSSGRFLILDYGAGTVDLSVVECGGGVWQVIESSGTPSCGGRDFDAALAVLLAEKSGINPGGADSPLHRMLLSEAEEVKIALSACLSHEWTPPAGPGASSVTVTRREFEDLVRPSLERVVAMAASLRDEHGPAKLLLVGGGSRIPLLRTLLAERVARPEHLSRCPDEAVVTGAALYGSRAGTERLLLDVLSDDLGILAADGTPVPLLEKGMHLPARVGKKFTSVGSGPFILRVFQGDRNRVISTVRIPDAEKGESITLVFAVDSGGLLRMDILREDGRAAVIPPLEVGSSGASSFDPQPEDLLDLEKRFAMVSPVLSPAQQARGELLFRTVKSLRDEGYYPEGAEFLEQMVAEMERVIR